A single genomic interval of Malania oleifera isolate guangnan ecotype guangnan chromosome 11, ASM2987363v1, whole genome shotgun sequence harbors:
- the LOC131167495 gene encoding uncharacterized protein LOC131167495: MGEYSGVYEFLKHPLSDEDHAGRRAPVNRSFQCLYCPRKFCTSQALGGHQNAHKRERAAARRTLAERLGRFHHIPDLPSAAEHGGGVGVVSPFLENWLGEPLLQTANISPSSSAVAVAVTQPHHHHEYGFGVHHGIGVSRARDDHGHLGLSSTVADAADLVNLDLTLRL; this comes from the coding sequence ATGGGGGAATATTCCGGAGTCTACGAGTTCCTGAAGCACCCGTTGTCCGACGAAGACCACGCCGGAAGGCGCGCTCCGGTCAACCGCTCCTTCCAGTGCCTCTACTGTCCTCGGAAGTTCTGCACCTCGCAGGCGCTCGGCGGCCACCAGAACGCTCACAAGAGGGAGCGAGCCGCAGCACGGAGAACCCTCGCCGAACGCCTCGGCCGCTTCCACCACATCCCAGACCTCCCGTCTGCGGCGGAACACGGCGGCGGCGTCGGGGTTGTATCGCCGTTCCTGGAGAACTGGCTCGGCGAACCGCTACTTCAGACGGCGAACATCTCACCATCATCATCGGCTGTGGCGGTGGCGGTGACTCAGCCTCACCACCACCATGAATACGGATTCGGTGTTCATCACGGGATTGGAGTTTCCAGAGCTCGCGATGACCATGGCCATCTGGGTCTCTCGTCCACCGTCGCTGATGCAGCTGACCTCGTAAACCTTGACCTCACCCTCCGCCTTTGA